CACGTAGGTGTTCGAGGCGTGGGCGATGGCGAGCGCGTAGCTCGGGTCCTTCGCCCAGTCGGAGGTCCGCATCCTGGTGTGGGTGCCCCGATCGTCGACTCGAAATCCTCGATCCTCGGGATCGTGTCCATCGGCGTCGGTAGCTCGCTCGAACCCCTCGGACGACGGGTACCCGGTGCCGAAGTACGACCCAGGGATGTCCCATTCGAGCAGGTCGACGACACGCTCGGGATCGACACCGTTCTGCGTGAGGAACTCAGTCACCTCGGCGGCGATGGCCGCCAGACACGTCGCGCGCAGGACGTTGGCCGCCTTGACGACGTGGCCGTTGCCGATCCCCTCGAAGAACTCGTGGCGGTGGGCCAGGATCTCGATGACGGGTCGCACCTGTTCGTAGTCCTCGGGCGTCCCACCCGCGAACATCGTGTACGCGGGACCGAGATCGTCGTCGGACTCGCCCGGGCCTTGGTGGGTGATCCCGCAGTCCACGTAGCCAGCGCCGCGCTCGTGACAGATCGCCTGGTATCGAACGTCGAGGTTCGGCGGTGTCGTCCCCGTATCGAGCACGACCTGCCCCGAGCCGAGCGTTTCGAGAACGCCGTCTTCCCCTTCCATCGCGGTTTCGACGGCTTCCCGATCCGGGAGGGAGAGCACGATGACCTCAGTCTCGCTCGCCACGTCCGCGGGACTCTCCGCAGCGTCCGCACCCGACTCGACGGCCGCTGCGACCGCTTCCGGATCCACGTCGAAGACGACAGGTTCGTAGCCCGCTTCCGAGAGGTTGATCGCGAACCACCGGCCGACGCGACCGGTACCGATCAGCCCGACGCCGTCGACACGTCGCTCGTCACGACTGCTGTCGCTGTCCGCTGTCATATCGGTGGACTGGCCGTCGAACAGGACGGGCAAAAGTCTACTGACGAGTTCTCAGTCCGAGGTCGTCGGGACCGCGCTCGAATCGTTCCTTCGACCCCCACAGCGCCGCCGCATCGCGTTCGGGATCGTACGGTCTGCGTTCTATGTGCGGTGTTCGTCGATCGCGTAGTTACACGTATCGGAACCACTATTCCGACCTCGATCGATCGTGAAGCGTGTCACGAGCGAAGCTCGCCCTCCGATTCGTCGTGGCGCTCGTCGCGTTCACCGCTCTCGTCCAGCCGCTTCTGGCCCTCTTCACCCCGCCGGACGCCTACCTCACGCTCGTCGCCGCCGGAATCGCCGGTCTCGTCGCCGTTCCGACGGCAATCGTCTTCGTCCGCCAGTCACGGTCGCTCGAACGGTTGGGCAAGTACTTTCTGGCGGTGAACGTCCTCGTCGTTCTCACCGCACTCGTGGCCGGCGGTCTTCGGGTCGTCGCTCGACCGCTCGTCGGCCACGGTTGGACGGCACAAACGCTGTTCAACCTCACGGCTATCGTTCCGGCGTACGCTCTCGCCTTCCATCTCGTCTACCGTGGCGGATACAATCGGCTGAAAGCCCGATTCGCTTAACGATCGTCCCACAACCGGACCCCGAGAACGAACACGCTCGTGAGGATCAACAGGAGCTGCCAGCCCGACTGGGCCACCGGGAAGACCCGCTCGACGTTTTCGGGTTCGGCTCCCCGCGTGGGATCGACCCCGCTATTGATGTGGACCTGCTCGGTGGAGCCGCGTGCGGCCCCGCTCTCCCCGCCGCCGAGTTCGACGAACGTCTGGACGAGTCCACGGTTGTTCGAGAACAGCAACTCGCCCGAGAGCGCGTAGAACTGGTCGTGGATCGGGTAGAGGAGGTTCACGCCGCCGGCGACCAGGTCGAGACCGATGGCGGCGAACGCGACCGCCGCAACACTGACCCACGCGATCCGGACGCCGCGGGCACGCCACCGCCCTCGGACGAACGAGCGATCGCGGAGGCGGGTGTCGGCGTAGAGCAGCGCCGCCGCCCCGAGCGGAAGGAGGAGGGTGTGGAGCACCGAGCGATGACCGCCGTCGATGAAGAATCCAGCGAAGGCGTCGAGATCGGGGAGGATCGTCACCCCGAGCACGACCGCGACCGCACGGGCGTCGAAGACGTCTCCCAGCAGACTGGCGGCGAGCAGCCCCGCGAGCGCGCAGTGGACGACCGTCGATGGCACAGTCGGGCGTCGGTCCGCCCGCCGATAGCCCTTCCGGCGGCGGTTGGCGGTCACGTCGATGGTCGGGACGGCGTCTCGTCGTCGAGCCAGCGTCTCGCGGGCGACGATCGCGTTCGGTCGGCAGGCTTTTCCCGGAACGCTCTGGAGGTGGGCGGTATGGATGGGGGTGGGCCGCGGCGCGAACTCGCCGGGAAGATCGCGGGCGACGTGGTGTTGAGCGACGACCCCGGCGCGACGATCCGCAAGTGGCGAACGGACTTCGACGTCTCTCAGACCGCGCTCGCCGACCAGCTCGACGTCTCGGCGTCGGTGGTCTCCGATTACGAGAGCGGCCGGCGGGCGAGTCCCGGCATCAGCATCGTTCGCCGCGTGATCGAGGCGCTGCTCGATGTCGACGAGGCCCGCGGCGGCGAGCATCTCCGCCAGTACGCCCGCGTGCTCTCGGCGGGCTTCGAGGGCGACATCGTGCGCGACCTTCGCGAGTATCCGACCGCCGTCGGGTTGGAGCGGTTCTACCGCACGATCGGCGCGACCGAAGTCGTCGCGGGCAGCCACGACACCGTCGCGGGCCACACCGTGATCGACTCGATCGAGGCGATCACCCGACTCTCCTCCGAGGAGTTCTACCGCCTCTACGGCCAGAGCACGAACCGTGCCCTGGTGTTCACCGGCGTCACCCGGGGCGAGTCGCCGCTGGTCGCGCTCCGGGTGGTGACCCCCACCCCGAACGCGGTCGTGCTCCACGGACTCGGTGAGGACGACCTCTGGGAGCACGCGCCCGCGCTCGCCCGCGCCGACGGGTTCTCGCTCGCGGTGTGTGACGGGGCTCTCGACGGGGTGCTCGACACGCTCGCCGAGTTCCCGTAGCTGTCGGGAGCGGCGGGAATCTTCGGAGTTCTCATATCACGGATCGGCGACTCGTCGAGCTCGGCGTGGGAGATACAGGGCGCGTCTCAGTCACCAACTTTCCGTCAAGTAGCGAGAGTGTAATCGATCAATACAGAACGTGAGATGAACAGGTCACTCCTGATTGCTGTAGGTCTGCTGGTAGCCGTGTGTATAGATCTCGATGAGGTTCCCCCATGGGTCCTTGCAGTAGGTCATTTGGTATTCTTGATCCGGAAACAGGTGCCAGATATCTGTATGGTGGCTTCCTCCAGCGTCCTCGATATCCGCAGCGAGTTCTTCGATGTCGGGATCGACGACACAGATGTGAAAGAATCCTTCGTCGTGCGGATCGGGGTCCTGAGGAGTGACGTCGTCGAATTCGAAGAACTCGATACCAGTTCCATTCCCAGTCGCTGTGTGCGCGATTCTGACCGTCTCGAACTCACCGAGGACGTCTCGACAAAGCTCGGCCATCTGTGAGTTGTCGTCACCGCCAACCTCCATCGGACCGAGGAGACGCTGGAAACCGAGAACATTCTCGTACCAATCAAGCGCAGCATCGATATCCGGTACTGTTACTCCGACGTGCGCCATCGGACGAGGCTGGGGCATCTGAGTATTCATTTGATCGAGGACGGGTTAAGTTTGGCGACGCTCTGAAACCATCAGAGTTAGAGTTGTCTTTAGCCAGCGGACAAGCTGGTATAGCCAATCTCAGATACTAGAAAATCGAAGGTTTCAGATAAACCTCATACAAATATCTATAATCGACTTATACGTTGCTTTGCATACTTTCTACCGACTATCAGAAATCCCCTGCAAGATACAGCCTCTGTATCTTGCACGGCACTTCTGACAGCCGTCGGAGAGTACGCGAGACAGGACTGTGGATTCCACTGCTGATCTCGCCATCGATTCCGGCGATCGTCGCAGCCAGTTCGCCCAGCTATTTCCGGCACGGCAGAGAACGAACGACGACCCATGCCCACCGAGAAAGCGAAGATGCTGAACGGCGAGCCCTACGACGCGAGCGACCCCGAACTCGTGGCCGAACGGGAACGCGCACGAAAACGTACCCGGCAGTACAACGCGACCGACGAAACAGCCCACGAACGGCGAAACGAACTCCTTGACGAACTCCTCGGCTCGACGGGTACAGACCCCTATGTCGAACCACCCTTCCGGTGTGACTACGGTGACAACATCCACGTCGGCGAGGAGTTCTACGCCAACTTCGACTGTGTGATGCTCGACGTCCGCCGGATCGAGATCGGTCGCAACTGTCTCGTGGGACCAGGCGTCCACGTCTACACCGCGACCCATCCGATCGGCGCGGCCGAGCGAGCCGAGGGACTGGAGTCCGGCGAACCGGTGACGGTCGGCGACGACGTCTGGATCGGCGGGCGTGCCGTGATCGATCCCGGCGTCACGGTCGGCGACGGTGCGGTGATCGGCTCCGGCGCGGTCGTCACCGAGGACGTTCCCGACGGTGTCGTGGTCAAAGGGAATCCGGCGGAAATCGTGAAAGAGCTCGATTGAACGCGACAGTTCGGAGTCGACGCCCGGCCGACGAGCTGGACGGCTACTCGACGTACCGGTAGGTCCGCTCGTTCATCGGCCCCTGGCCGTCGCGGACGAACTCGCCGCTGGGTGTCGTAAGCGCCTCGAACTCGTCGTCCTTCGCGTGATTGTGAGCGTCGTGGATCGCCTCGTACTCCTCGAAGGAGATGTCGCGCCTGGCTTCGAGCTGGTCGTCGATGTCGAGCGCGGCGAGCTCCTCGTCCCAGTTCTCCTGAACGGTCTCGGTGTGGATCTCGGCCTGTGCGCCGCTGCCGTACGAGCCGACGAGGAGGCGCTCGCCAGCGGCGTCGAGCCTGTCCTCGCGGGCACGACGGAGCGCGCTCAGGCGGGCGACGTGGACCGAGCCGGTGTACCAGTTGCCGACGTGGCGCGCGATGTCGAGCGTCGGCTCGATCGTGCGATCGTACCACGCGCGGTACTGGTCGGTCCCCTTCAGCGCGTCCATGTACTCCCGGACGGCGTCGTGGTATGCGGATTCGTCGTCGAACTCGTCGGGGTGAGGCTGGCGGCCGAGCTCGGGTTCGAGTTCGTCCTCGATCTCCGTGTCGCGGGTCAGGTGGCGGTACGCGAGCATCGCGGCCTTGCGCACCATCCCGGGGAAGGGGGTGTGGAACGGTCCGAACCGGAAGTCGTCGGGGTGGACCCGACCCGCGACCGACTCGTAATCCTCTAAGGCCTCGCGCATCCGGGCGAGGTAGACCTGGACCGAGCGCTTGCCGTCCACACTGGGGAACTGCTGGTTCGGCTTGAGGAAGTCGGTCTCGTCGGCGCTGCCGAACCCCTGTTCGACCGAGAGTTCGACGAGGTCGGGGTCCTCGCCGATGAGCATGGCGACCGCACCCGCACCCTGCGTTGCCTCGCCGGCGTCGCCGCGGGCGTAGAGCGCGGTGTCGGTGGCGATCACGAGCGCCGACCGACCCCGATTGCGCCCGGCACGGATCCAGTTGTACGCGTCGTCAAGGCTCTGGGTGCCCGAGATGCACGCGAACTTCCGCTCGCCCTTGTTGGCGTGGTGGAAGTCGTCCTCGAACACCTTCTCGAGACAGCCCGCGATGTACGTCGAGACGGGTTTGGAGTTGTCGAACGCGCTCTCGGTCGCGACGTCGATCCGGCCGATGTCGGCGGGCTCCAGTCCTTTGCGCTCCATCAGCTGATGGGCGGCGTTCGCCCCCATCGTGACGATGTCCTCGTGAACGTCGGGGAACGAGCTCGCGTGGAGCCCGAGACCCTCGGTGTACTTCTCGGGGGATTCGTCCATCGCTGGTGCGAACGTCTCCGCGAGGTCGAGCCGGAGCTTTCCCGCGTGAATCGCCATCGCGTCGATACCGACAGTCATGTCGTCGACCTGTGAGGGGCGGGTATTTGGAGCTGTCGACTCTTGTATCGACGATCGTCGATGTCGGCGGGCAGGGAGAACGGCCGACGAGGGTTATCGATCCACGCCGTCCCCGAGATGCATGTCGAGCCAGACGTCGAGCATGCTCACGAGCACCGCGGCGAAGCCGGTTTCGGCGCTCCAGATCGCGGCCTCGTGATCTTCGAGATTCCGACCACCGTGGACGCTGAGCAAGAGTGTGTCCGCGTCCACGACGAGGGCGCGCCCGTTGTGTTGGTCCTCGGGGGTGTCGGGCGCTGCCCGAACCGTCACGTCCGGTGTGTCGGCGAGCCGGTCGCGAACCTCCTCGTTCGCGCTCACCACCGTCACGTCGACGCCGCGGTCGGCCGCCGTGAGAAGGGCATCGAGGACCCCGTTGCTGAGCGTCGACGGGTCCCGGATGCCGTGCACCACGCGATCGTCGGCTCCTGCGACGAGCTGTTTCACTCGATCGGTGATGGTGTCCCGACCGCGCACCGTCCAGATGTCCTCCTGGGTTTCGGCCTCGGCGGTGCGTTCGTTCCGGGCGGTCTCGATGTACTCGAACGCCCGCTCCTCCTCCCGTTCGAGGCGCTCCCTGAGTCGGGTGCGTGCCTCCTCGATCCCGACCGCGCGGTACTGGATCGGGTTCGACTGCTGGATGTCGATGAGACCACGCTCGGCGAGGTCCTCGGCCGCACCGTAGACCTGCGAGCGCG
This Halococcus agarilyticus DNA region includes the following protein-coding sequences:
- a CDS encoding helix-turn-helix domain-containing protein, translating into MDGGGPRRELAGKIAGDVVLSDDPGATIRKWRTDFDVSQTALADQLDVSASVVSDYESGRRASPGISIVRRVIEALLDVDEARGGEHLRQYARVLSAGFEGDIVRDLREYPTAVGLERFYRTIGATEVVAGSHDTVAGHTVIDSIEAITRLSSEEFYRLYGQSTNRALVFTGVTRGESPLVALRVVTPTPNAVVLHGLGEDDLWEHAPALARADGFSLAVCDGALDGVLDTLAEFP
- a CDS encoding VOC family protein, whose product is MAHVGVTVPDIDAALDWYENVLGFQRLLGPMEVGGDDNSQMAELCRDVLGEFETVRIAHTATGNGTGIEFFEFDDVTPQDPDPHDEGFFHICVVDPDIEELAADIEDAGGSHHTDIWHLFPDQEYQMTYCKDPWGNLIEIYTHGYQQTYSNQE
- a CDS encoding NAD(P)-dependent oxidoreductase, translating into MTADSDSSRDERRVDGVGLIGTGRVGRWFAINLSEAGYEPVVFDVDPEAVAAAVESGADAAESPADVASETEVIVLSLPDREAVETAMEGEDGVLETLGSGQVVLDTGTTPPNLDVRYQAICHERGAGYVDCGITHQGPGESDDDLGPAYTMFAGGTPEDYEQVRPVIEILAHRHEFFEGIGNGHVVKAANVLRATCLAAIAAEVTEFLTQNGVDPERVVDLLEWDIPGSYFGTGYPSSEGFERATDADGHDPEDRGFRVDDRGTHTRMRTSDWAKDPSYALAIAHASNTYVPILTAAHQTQLAAENYGATVLDHDLEFNDPDWHHPSRITSIYRALNRPQEEWGRLSRWGDDAGNE
- a CDS encoding metal-dependent hydrolase; translated protein: MPSTVVHCALAGLLAASLLGDVFDARAVAVVLGVTILPDLDAFAGFFIDGGHRSVLHTLLLPLGAAALLYADTRLRDRSFVRGRWRARGVRIAWVSVAAVAFAAIGLDLVAGGVNLLYPIHDQFYALSGELLFSNNRGLVQTFVELGGGESGAARGSTEQVHINSGVDPTRGAEPENVERVFPVAQSGWQLLLILTSVFVLGVRLWDDR
- a CDS encoding sugar O-acetyltransferase produces the protein MPTEKAKMLNGEPYDASDPELVAERERARKRTRQYNATDETAHERRNELLDELLGSTGTDPYVEPPFRCDYGDNIHVGEEFYANFDCVMLDVRRIEIGRNCLVGPGVHVYTATHPIGAAERAEGLESGEPVTVGDDVWIGGRAVIDPGVTVGDGAVIGSGAVVTEDVPDGVVVKGNPAEIVKELD
- the hmgB gene encoding hydroxymethylglutaryl-CoA synthase produces the protein MTVGIDAMAIHAGKLRLDLAETFAPAMDESPEKYTEGLGLHASSFPDVHEDIVTMGANAAHQLMERKGLEPADIGRIDVATESAFDNSKPVSTYIAGCLEKVFEDDFHHANKGERKFACISGTQSLDDAYNWIRAGRNRGRSALVIATDTALYARGDAGEATQGAGAVAMLIGEDPDLVELSVEQGFGSADETDFLKPNQQFPSVDGKRSVQVYLARMREALEDYESVAGRVHPDDFRFGPFHTPFPGMVRKAAMLAYRHLTRDTEIEDELEPELGRQPHPDEFDDESAYHDAVREYMDALKGTDQYRAWYDRTIEPTLDIARHVGNWYTGSVHVARLSALRRAREDRLDAAGERLLVGSYGSGAQAEIHTETVQENWDEELAALDIDDQLEARRDISFEEYEAIHDAHNHAKDDEFEALTTPSGEFVRDGQGPMNERTYRYVE
- a CDS encoding TrmB family transcriptional regulator; amino-acid sequence: MTDHDDAVAALKRLGLSSYEAQVFIALQRVDSGTVRDVAQLTEVPRSQVYGAAEDLAERGLIDIQQSNPIQYRAVGIEEARTRLRERLEREEERAFEYIETARNERTAEAETQEDIWTVRGRDTITDRVKQLVAGADDRVVHGIRDPSTLSNGVLDALLTAADRGVDVTVVSANEEVRDRLADTPDVTVRAAPDTPEDQHNGRALVVDADTLLLSVHGGRNLEDHEAAIWSAETGFAAVLVSMLDVWLDMHLGDGVDR